Proteins from a genomic interval of Oncorhynchus clarkii lewisi isolate Uvic-CL-2024 chromosome 13, UVic_Ocla_1.0, whole genome shotgun sequence:
- the LOC139365196 gene encoding sterile alpha motif domain-containing protein 9-like: MAEEPDELPVEKWTDSNVSSWLRTIGVKEQYIKKLYDREVDGIILLVLTEDYLRKEIGMKSGPALLIIRKRNELIDTKQTTRGKEKPQSSNNSEQESKKKKQGSAPQIPETDQGLSEEEKQTHQGQSVEDNVLTTKRDCKPRPFGKEGIDFTYVKHSVLQPESGVFDLISPCHEYKSLDNAAKLDRTRLQAKFAKEVLKFGSGCMNIRSNGTIHFGVMDSRDDAGYVHGEIIGVLVSEKDIYVDALDHIERSFSSRSDSEHVRQCIRPPQFIEVMDIEKRYVVEVDIVPSISIVKNRVYSVRLPNFKESSNKIEHEKETIYRRVGSKTEPVSDQNDFYQRVRDRDAQREEAEHCRYVNTPDICQDLGRKLTMLITSGKKFIEKEKWYILVTNQFQPDDLSSIAFLLNMNIFCVFDFDPDSKVSGFCSKYIQHHAANMHFMQNYKIPDGMSIGDFVSHLHLFEQTSWIFCNGRNDYQGNESPSDEMTWIKTKMTLLRDSVSLICKQILPKGTFTVIFLLTSPVEKPLMHTFNVFFTDMEGHDDIICISEFEDNYQKWQHFAELSCGTETVNRSSVVGMKMSHVNATLQRIQHVTTRATKHLSTHVKGQCPFETRDEERMYSLEILSVYHCDESSDDFIEAEKENIERQFYHGGRVSWMNFWLAEKKFVGDVIQRDAYWDVSKLLSDTQKWSIDQLAVNSINIYHHPGSGGSTVARQVLWNNRKDLRCAVVKPSYSATIVSEHAVQLREYEEKDSQKCLPVLLLVEDCDKEHLDDLKHELEVASYTKKIAQGTLCFILLSCRRSHNPEKMCKDLPLQNVAVTHKLSKEEKRQFAGKRQKLEEQYQPEFILTFVLMSEEFEHKKIVKYVEQFVKHLLQGIDHGSVVTRLIRYVALLNTYVQNSFISQSHCETLLALTIHMDRFRQHTFERSLSEPAKLVFIHLRDDRTYIESIRIIHPFVAKEILQQLLGDHQQGQGTQGRLAMDLLHEDVLFEHRFGKEDYLKFLRDLFMKRCRISKGDESDSFFSPLIEHVSKNDGPDKAIELLKEAYKRFNKDPFFAQQLARLNYRHNKFEEAEQWAEIAGKKMPNNSYILNTKGQVYRSWFNAKCKAIENVPKTVENTADAVETALKAMECFQECEQVAIADHNSMNNSGFFAAVEVGFSLLKLISSLRVFSNKAHGHSESLKYLLTDYVPEEVKEPWECFHSKLKNLQTTLHESLDWISEDLSYFQADIGADEEETIESSEMKIFNPMKWLVRQASEYGKYFSDFSLSTAQKTSESNLVQTPFTKRMIIYRLGGGNITTILSLLTHQKDKDQVKVLEDIIFLYPTNPLRVRMDQMDLVNYIASHVALSCLSTLSPKLATLKDLQKLSQQFPKEKQKCLSSALFLLTLLFWPEEHDTDQDKESKYDIVQSAVEFLKRSYWTKMKDIPQRKRRIYTHFFLGNGTGWEKIVHKSKVEMTTKLLSVSVKRMKWFRGEMWTTPVITKLFKRVSGWTEDGTVYLVGPKKKFTIHPLYAASVPYGNENVTFYLGFTFRGPVAYNITVKK, translated from the exons ATGG cAGAGGAACCTGATGAACTGCCTGTTGAAAAATGGACTGACTCCAACGTGAGCTCTTGGTTAAGAACTATTGGAGTGAAGGAGCAATACATCAAGAAGCTTTAtgacaggg AGGTAGATGGGATAATTCTCCTTGTACTGACTGAGGACTATCTGAGAAAAGAGATTGGAATGAAATCAGGACCAGCTCTGTTGATCATCAGAAAGAGAAATGAGCTTATAGACACCAAACAGACAACTCGGGGCAAGGAAAAGCCTCAAAGTAGCAACAATAGTGAACAGGAAAGTAAAAAGAAGAAGCAGGGATCAGCTCCCCAGATTCCAGAGACAGATCAAGGTCTTTCAGAGGAAGAGAAACAAACTCATCAAGGACAATCTGTTGAGGACAATGTGTTAACCACGAAGAGAGACTGCAAGCCACGGCCATTTGGCAAAGAAGGCATTGATTTCACATATGTCAAACATAGTGTTCTGCAACCTGAATCTGGTGTATTTGATCTGATATCTCCCTGTCATGAGTACAAGTCACTTGACAATGCTGCCAAATTGGACCGCACAAGACTACAGGCAAAATTTGCCAAAGAGGTTCTCAAATTCGGTAGTGGCTGCATGAATATCAGATCAAATGGCACAATACACTTTGGTGTGATGGACAGTAGGGATGATGCCGGCTATGTACACGGTGAGATAATCGGTGTTCTGGTTTCTGAGAAAGATATATATGTTGATGCATTGGATCACATTGAGAGGAGTTTCTCCTCTCGCTCTGACAGCGAGCATGTGCGACAGTGCATACGTCCACCTCAGTTTATTGAGGTCATGGACATAGAAAAAAGGTATGTGGTGGAGGTTGATATTGTTCCCTCCATAAGCATTGTTAAAAACCGAGTGTACTCTGTTCGCCTGCCGAACTTCAAAGAGTCCTCTAACAAGATTGAGCATGAAAAGGAAACAATCTATCGCAGGGTAGGATCAAAAACCGAGCCAGTGAGTGATCAAAATGACTTCTACCAgcgagtcagagacagagatgccCAAAGAGAAGAGGCTGAGCATTGTCGATATGTTAACACCCCGGACATCTGCCAAGACCTTGGAAGGAAACTCACCATGCTGATAACCAGTGGCAAGAAATTCATTGAAAAGGAGAAATGGTACATTCTTGTCACTAACCAGTTCCAACCAGATGACTTGAGCAGCATTGCCTTCTTGCTCAACATGAACATTTTCTGTGTGTTCGATTTTGACCCTGATTCCAAAGTGTCAGGATTCTGCAGTAAATACATTCAGCACCATGCTGCAAATATGCATTTCATGCAGAACTACAAAATCCCAGATGGCATGAGCATTGGAGACTTTGTGAGTCACCTGCATTTGTTTGAGCAAACCAGCTGGATCTTTTGCAATGGACGGAATGACTATCAAGGAAATGAAAGTCCCTCCGATGAAATGACATGgatcaaaacaaaaatgacactCCTCAGGGATTCCGTGTCACTGATCTGCAAACagattttgccaaaaggcacattcACTGTGATCTTCCTTCTCACCTCCCCAGTCGAGAAACCACTCATGCACACCTTCAATGTATTCTTCACTGACATGGAGGGTCATGATGACATCATCTGTATCTCAGAATTTGAAGACAACTATCAGAAATGGCAACACTTTGCTGAGCTCTCATGTGGAACAGAAACTGTGAACCGCTCCAGTGTTGTTGGGATGAAAATGAGCCATGTGAATGCCACACTTCAACGTATTCAACATGTCACCACTAGAGCAACCAAACATCTGTCTACCCATGTTAAAGGACAGTGCCCTTTTGAGACCCGTGACGAGGAAAGGATGTATTCTCTAGAGATTCTCAGTGTTTACCATTGTGATGAAAGTAGTGATGACTTTATCGAGGCAGAGAAAGAAAACATTGAAAGACAGTTTTACCATGGGGGCAGAGTGAGCTGGATGAATTTTTGGCTTGCAGAGAAGAAGTTTGTGGGGGATGTCATTCAACGGGATGCCTACTGGGACGTCTCAAAACTTCTCAGCGACACTCAGAAGTGGAGTATAGACCAATTAGCTGTGAACAGTATCAACATCTACCATCACCCAGGAAGTGGTGGAAGCACAGTGGCAAGGCAGGTGCTGTGGAACAATAGAAAAGACCTAAGATGTGCTGTTGTGAAACCGTCATACTCTGCTACCATAGTCTCTGAGCATGCTGTTCAACTTAGAGAGTACGAAGAAAAAGATTCCCAGAAATGCCTCCCAGTACTCCTGTTGGTTGAGGACTGTGACAAAGAACATCTGGATGATTTGAAGCATGAATTAGAGGTTGCAAGCTACACTAAAAAAATTGCGCAAGGAACACTGTGTTTCATTCTGTTGAGCTGCAGACGATCCCATAACCCAGAGAAGATGTGCAAGGACTTGCCATTGCAGAATGTAGCTGTCACTCACAAACTATCaaaagaagagaagagacagtTTGCTGGGAAACGGCAGAAGCTTGAAGAACAGTACCAGCCAGAATTCATCTTGACATTCGTCTTGATGAGTGAAGAATTTGAGCACAAAAAGATTGTCAAGTATGTTGAACAATTTGTGAAACATCTGCTGCAAGGCATTGACCATGGATCTGTTGTCACTCGCCTCATTCGTTATGTGGCATTGCTGAACACATATGTTCAGAACTCCTTCATTTCCCAGTCCCACTGTGAAACTCTGCTAGCTCTAACTATTCACATGGATAGGTTTCGCCAGCATACGTTTGAGAGATCACTGAGTGAGCCGGCCAAACTCGTCTTCATACACCTGAGAGATGACAGAACATATATTGAATCAATCCGAATCATTCATCCATTTGTAGCAAAGGAAATTCTCCAGCAGCTTTTGGGTGACCACCAGCAAGGTCAAGGGACTCAAGGCAGATTAGCAATGGATCTTCTTCATGAGGATGTGCTTTTCGAACACAGGTTTGGAAAAGAGGATTACTTGAAGTTTCTGCGAGACCTGTTCATGAAGCGTTGCAGAATAAGCAAAGGTGATGAATCTGACAGCTTTTTTTCTCCACTCATTGAGCATGTGAGTAAAAATGATGGCCCTGACAAGGCAATCGAGCTCCTCAAGGAGGCATATAAACGTTTCAACAAAGATCCATTCTTTGCTCAGCAGCTTGCCCGTCTGAACTACAGACACAACAAATTTGAAGAGGCAGAACAGTGGGCAGAAATAGCAGGCAAAAAGATGCCTAACAACTCCTACATCCTGAACACCAAAGGTCAGGTCTACAGGAGCTGGTTCAATGCCAAGTGTAAAGCAATAGAGAACGTCCCAAAGACCGTAGAAAACACAGCTGATGCAGTAGAAACTGCACTGAAAGCTATGGAATGCTTCCAAGAATGTGAGCAGGTCGCAATCGCAGACCATAACTCCATGAACAATTCAGGCTTTTTTGCAGCTGTTGAAGTCGGATTCAGCTtgttaaagctaatttcctcaCTGCGTGTGTTTTCAAACAAGGCACATGGTCATTCAGAAAGTTTGAAGTACTTGCTCACAGACTATGTTCCTGAAGAAGTCAAGGAACCCTGGGAATGTTTTCACAGCAAACTGAAGAACCTGCAAACTACTCTGCACGAATCCCTTGATTGGATCTCAGAAGACCTGAGTTACTTTCAAGCTGACATTGGTGCGGATGAGGAGGAGACTATTGAAAGTTCTGAGATGAAGATATTCAATCCCATGAAGTGGTTAGTGAGACAGGCCTCCGAATATGGGAAGTACTTCAGTGACTTTTCACTCAGCACTGCCCAAAAAACATCAGAGTCCAACCTAGTCCAAACTCCTTTCACAAAACGCATGATAATCTATCGCCTTGGTGGTGGAAATATAACCACAATCTTATCCCTCCTGACTCACCAGAAGGATAAAGACCAAGTGAAAGTGCTGGAAGATATCATATTTCTGTATCCTACCAACCCTCTGAGGGTGAGGATGGATCAGATGGATCTGGTCAATTACATAGCATCTCACGTTGCCCTAAGCTgcctttctactctgtctccaAAACTGGCTACTCTCAAAGATCTTCAGAAACTTAGTCAGCAATTTCCTAAAGAGAAACAGAAATGCCTTTCAAGTGCTCTTTTCTTACTCACATTGCTGTTTTGGCCAGAAGAGCATGACACGGATCAAGACAAAGAGAGCAAATATGACATTGTACAGTCAGCTGTTGAATTCCTGAAAAGAAGCTACTGGACCAAAATGAAGGATATTCCACAGCGAAAAAGGAGGATTTACACGCATTTTTTCCTGGGGAATGGAACTGGATGGGAGAAGATTGTCCACAAAAGCAAAGTTGAAATGACCACAAAGctcctctctgtgtcagtgaaaAGAATGAAGTGGTTTCGTGGGGAAATGTGGACAACACCAGTGATCACAAAGCTGTTTAAGCGTGTCTCTGGCTGGACAGAAGATGGAACCGTCTACCTTGTGGGTCCTAAAAAGAAGTTCACTATCCATCCACTGTATGCAGCGTCAGTTCCCTATGGCAATGAAAATGTCACATTCTACTTGGGCTTCACATTCAGAGGACCTGTTGCGTACAACATCACTGTGAAAAAGTAA